Proteins encoded by one window of Streptomyces sp. ALI-76-A:
- a CDS encoding putative T7SS-secreted protein, whose translation MGFGDLVNSGLGKLDDIGDAGKKLVGEGIDKGTDVLADGLDHVGADDAAKVVEYVGDNLASELGATPGEKQLGETDLATQLIHGSPSSIRSSAAHLKDFRKAFDTVGEGMRKLDSSHWKGEAADTFREKFAMHPPKWLHAADACDKAGKALDGFADTVAWAQAQARDAIDLYEKGRKASEQAVEAYNKRVDAYNAKVKANEDPGPRLEPFSDPGSADIKRAQEKLAEARRQRNEAGRTAAVSVRAALAHAPAEPPLLSQVGSNLKDGYLAVNTELTHVVGGVVKGVAGTVSFVRGLNPLDVYNLTHPAQYVQNVSMTLTGLISTAAHPDRALKSAWEGFKKDPAEGVGRLIPELIGGKGLGLARGGVRAGIKTGAEETAESAARQGTKDAAGNSAADTARNRPEEHDTANPREKVQVDETDPVDLTTGKMYLPQTDVTLPGVLPLVFKRRVESGYRFGRWFGPSWSSTIDQRLEIDSEGVVLVSEDGLLVAYPHPAPGLPTLPSHGPRWPLDREDGGYTVTDPRTGRVWHFADRGADLAVLEQIDDRNGNWITFEYDAGGTPLGIVSSAGHDLRISTKDGRITALRLAAADQMLMRYGYTDGNLTDVVNSSGLPLRFGYDEAGRVTSWTDTNDRGYTYEYDDQDRCVAEGGTHGHMTLRLSYDETDPDTGLRVTTTTTAEGHTRRYVVNDACQVVAEADPLGATTRFVRDRHHRLLSRTDPLGHRTTFDYDETGNLVALTRPDGRVARAEYDELGQPVKVVNPDGTVVRQTYDDRGNRTSVTDPAGLTTRFSYSEAGHLTSVTDPLGHTTTIVCDRAGLPLEITDALGAVTRYERDAFGRPLAVTDPTGAVTRLEWTVEGHLTRRTAPDGTTETWTYDGEGNCTSHTDPMGGVSRFEYTHFDLLTSRTGPDGVRYEFDHDKELRLTKVTNPQGLTWTYAYDAAGRLATETDFDDRTLAYTYDAAARLTSRSNAVGATVAFERNELGQVLRKSVAGQVTTYAYDLTDQLAQASGPDGTTLTLLRDRFGRVRSETVDGRELTYTYDEWGRRTGRTTPTGATTTWSYDAAGRRTGMVACGRAIAFTYDVAGRELARHVGETVSLEHGFDELGRLTSQSVTGAGSRTVQSRTYTYRADGNLIGVDDQLSGARRFDLDAAGRVIAVHAANWTETYAYDPAGNQTQASWPAAHPGQEATGPRTYEGTRITRAGQVRYEHDALGRITLRQKTRLSRKPDTWRYEWDTEDRLTCVTTPDGTRWRYTYDPLGRRTAKLRLAEDGETVVERVTFTWDGTTLCEQTTSSVSLPHPVTLTWDHQGLRPIAQTERITTTADAPQDEIDSRFFAIVTDLVGTPRELVDEHGEIAWHTRSTLWGTTAWAANSTTYTPLRFPGQYYDPETGLHYNYCRHYDPETARYLTPDPLGLAPAPNPATYVHNPHSWTDPMGLAPDYPENENGGSWNPAEEPYLYRGVGYADEHGPPEWLKIYEDAKRGIAEPLGGHSDPQLHVGGRTDSIFTSWTTYYEDMALEESYRGNGPGVVLRIPNGDGATYSRVPGISFPYDEGEVLIRGTVTGAEMSISGGPWTSVG comes from the coding sequence ATGGGGTTCGGGGATCTGGTCAACTCCGGACTCGGCAAACTCGACGACATCGGCGACGCGGGCAAGAAACTCGTCGGCGAGGGCATCGACAAGGGCACGGACGTCCTCGCGGACGGCCTGGACCACGTCGGGGCCGACGACGCGGCCAAGGTGGTCGAGTACGTCGGCGACAACCTCGCCTCCGAACTCGGCGCCACCCCCGGCGAGAAACAACTCGGCGAGACGGACCTGGCCACCCAGCTGATCCACGGCAGCCCCTCGTCCATCCGCTCCTCCGCCGCCCACCTGAAGGACTTCCGCAAGGCCTTCGACACGGTCGGCGAGGGCATGCGCAAGCTGGACTCCTCGCACTGGAAGGGCGAGGCCGCCGACACCTTCCGCGAGAAGTTCGCCATGCACCCGCCCAAGTGGCTGCACGCGGCGGACGCCTGCGACAAGGCGGGCAAGGCGCTGGACGGCTTCGCTGACACGGTCGCCTGGGCCCAGGCACAGGCCCGGGACGCCATCGACCTGTACGAGAAGGGCAGGAAGGCGTCCGAGCAGGCGGTGGAGGCGTACAACAAGCGCGTAGACGCCTACAACGCCAAGGTCAAGGCCAACGAGGATCCCGGCCCCCGCCTCGAACCCTTCAGCGACCCGGGCAGCGCCGACATCAAGCGCGCCCAGGAGAAACTCGCCGAGGCCCGCCGTCAGCGCAACGAGGCCGGCCGTACCGCGGCCGTCTCGGTCCGCGCCGCTCTCGCCCACGCGCCCGCCGAGCCGCCGCTGCTCAGCCAGGTCGGGTCGAACCTCAAAGACGGCTACCTGGCGGTCAACACCGAGCTCACCCACGTGGTGGGCGGTGTGGTCAAGGGCGTGGCCGGCACGGTGTCCTTCGTCCGCGGCCTGAACCCGCTCGACGTGTACAACCTCACCCACCCCGCCCAGTACGTCCAGAACGTCAGCATGACGCTCACCGGCCTGATCTCCACCGCCGCCCACCCCGACCGCGCGCTGAAGTCGGCCTGGGAGGGCTTCAAGAAGGACCCGGCGGAGGGCGTCGGCCGCCTGATCCCCGAGCTGATCGGGGGGAAGGGGCTGGGGCTGGCGCGGGGCGGGGTGCGGGCCGGAATCAAGACGGGGGCGGAGGAGACCGCGGAATCGGCGGCTCGGCAGGGGACCAAGGACGCGGCCGGGAACTCCGCGGCGGACACCGCCAGAAACCGCCCGGAGGAGCACGACACCGCCAACCCCAGGGAAAAGGTCCAGGTAGACGAGACGGATCCCGTCGACCTGACCACCGGCAAGATGTACCTGCCGCAGACGGATGTCACGCTGCCGGGCGTCCTCCCTCTCGTCTTCAAGCGACGCGTGGAATCGGGGTACCGCTTCGGCCGCTGGTTCGGCCCGTCCTGGTCCTCCACCATCGACCAGCGCCTGGAGATCGACTCCGAGGGCGTCGTCCTCGTCTCGGAGGACGGCCTGCTGGTGGCGTACCCCCATCCGGCGCCTGGCCTGCCCACTCTCCCCAGCCACGGCCCTCGCTGGCCGCTGGACCGCGAGGACGGCGGCTACACGGTCACCGACCCGCGGACGGGCCGCGTGTGGCACTTCGCCGACCGGGGTGCCGACCTGGCGGTCCTCGAACAGATCGACGACCGCAACGGCAACTGGATCACGTTCGAGTACGACGCCGGGGGAACCCCGCTCGGCATCGTCTCCAGCGCGGGCCACGACCTCCGCATCTCCACGAAGGACGGCAGGATCACGGCCCTCCGCCTGGCGGCGGCCGACCAGATGCTGATGCGCTACGGCTACACCGACGGCAACCTGACCGACGTCGTCAACTCCTCCGGCCTGCCCCTGCGCTTCGGCTACGACGAGGCCGGCCGCGTCACGTCCTGGACGGACACGAACGACCGCGGCTACACCTACGAGTACGACGACCAGGACCGCTGTGTCGCGGAAGGCGGCACGCACGGTCACATGACCCTGCGCCTGTCCTACGACGAGACGGACCCGGACACCGGCCTGCGCGTCACCACGACGACCACCGCCGAAGGCCACACCCGCCGTTACGTCGTCAACGACGCCTGCCAGGTGGTCGCCGAGGCCGACCCGCTCGGCGCGACCACCCGCTTCGTACGCGACCGCCACCACCGTCTCCTCTCCCGCACCGACCCACTCGGCCACCGCACCACGTTCGACTACGACGAGACGGGCAACCTCGTCGCCCTGACCCGCCCCGACGGCCGCGTGGCGAGAGCCGAGTACGACGAACTCGGCCAGCCGGTGAAGGTGGTGAACCCGGACGGCACGGTCGTACGCCAGACGTACGACGACCGCGGCAACCGCACCTCGGTGACCGACCCGGCGGGCCTGACCACTCGTTTCTCGTACAGCGAGGCGGGCCATCTGACCTCCGTGACCGACCCGCTCGGCCACACGACCACGATCGTGTGCGACCGGGCGGGCCTCCCCTTGGAGATCACGGACGCCCTCGGCGCGGTCACCCGCTACGAGCGCGACGCCTTCGGCCGTCCTCTCGCCGTCACGGACCCGACCGGCGCGGTGACCCGCCTGGAGTGGACGGTGGAGGGCCACCTGACCCGCCGTACCGCACCGGACGGCACGACCGAGACCTGGACGTACGACGGCGAGGGCAACTGCACCAGTCACACCGACCCGATGGGCGGGGTCTCCCGCTTCGAGTACACCCACTTCGACCTGCTGACGTCGCGTACGGGCCCGGACGGGGTGCGCTACGAGTTCGACCACGACAAGGAACTGCGGCTGACGAAAGTCACCAACCCGCAGGGCCTGACCTGGACCTATGCCTACGACGCGGCCGGACGCCTGGCCACGGAGACGGACTTCGACGACCGCACCCTCGCCTACACGTACGACGCGGCGGCCCGCCTGACCTCCCGTTCCAACGCCGTCGGCGCGACGGTGGCTTTCGAGCGCAACGAGCTGGGCCAGGTACTCCGCAAGAGCGTGGCCGGGCAGGTCACGACGTACGCGTACGACCTGACCGACCAGCTCGCCCAGGCGAGCGGCCCGGACGGCACCACGCTGACCCTGCTGCGGGACCGCTTCGGCCGGGTGCGCTCGGAGACGGTCGACGGCCGTGAACTGACGTACACCTACGACGAGTGGGGCCGCCGGACGGGCCGTACGACCCCCACCGGGGCGACGACGACCTGGTCCTACGACGCGGCCGGACGACGCACGGGGATGGTGGCCTGCGGCCGGGCCATCGCCTTCACGTACGACGTGGCGGGCCGCGAACTGGCGCGCCACGTGGGCGAGACGGTCAGCTTGGAGCACGGCTTCGACGAACTCGGCCGTCTGACCTCGCAGTCGGTGACGGGCGCGGGCAGCCGGACAGTCCAGTCCCGCACGTACACCTACCGGGCCGACGGCAACCTCATCGGTGTCGACGACCAGCTCTCCGGCGCCCGCCGCTTCGACCTGGACGCGGCGGGCCGGGTGATCGCGGTGCACGCGGCGAACTGGACGGAGACGTACGCCTACGACCCGGCGGGCAACCAGACGCAGGCGTCCTGGCCGGCCGCGCACCCGGGTCAGGAGGCGACAGGTCCCCGCACGTACGAGGGCACCCGCATCACCCGCGCGGGCCAGGTCCGGTACGAACACGACGCCCTCGGCCGCATCACCCTGCGCCAGAAGACCCGCCTCTCCCGCAAGCCGGACACCTGGCGCTACGAGTGGGACACCGAGGACCGCCTCACCTGCGTGACCACCCCGGACGGCACCCGCTGGCGCTACACCTACGACCCTCTGGGCCGCCGCACGGCAAAGCTCCGCCTCGCGGAGGACGGCGAAACAGTCGTGGAACGCGTCACCTTCACCTGGGACGGCACGACCCTGTGCGAACAGACGACGTCCTCCGTGTCACTGCCGCACCCGGTCACCCTCACCTGGGACCACCAGGGCCTGCGCCCGATCGCCCAGACCGAACGCATCACCACGACCGCCGACGCCCCCCAGGACGAGATCGACTCCCGCTTCTTCGCCATCGTCACCGACCTCGTCGGCACCCCCAGAGAACTCGTGGACGAACACGGCGAGATCGCCTGGCACACCCGAAGCACCCTCTGGGGCACCACAGCCTGGGCAGCGAACAGCACCACCTACACCCCCCTCCGCTTCCCCGGCCAGTACTACGACCCGGAAACAGGCCTGCACTACAACTACTGCCGCCACTACGACCCCGAAACCGCCAGATACCTGACCCCCGACCCTCTCGGGCTCGCACCGGCGCCGAATCCCGCCACCTATGTGCACAACCCCCACTCATGGACTGATCCCATGGGGCTGGCTCCGGACTACCCGGAGAACGAAAATGGCGGGAGCTGGAACCCCGCAGAGGAGCCCTATCTGTATCGAGGCGTGGGATATGCGGATGAGCATGGTCCACCTGAGTGGCTAAAAATTTATGAAGATGCAAAACGCGGTATCGCTGAGCCCTTGGGGGGTCACTCGGACCCGCAACTTCATGTGGGTGGTCGCACTGACAGCATCTTCACCTCTTGGACTACATACTATGAAGACATGGCCCTGGAGGAGAGTTACAGAGGGAACGGTCCTGGAGTCGTTCTGCGCATTCCGAACGGAGACGGTGCGACTTATTCGAGGGTCCCGGGTATATCCTTCCCGTATGACGAGGGTGAGGTACTGATTCGCGGTACCGTTACAGGCGCAGAAATGAGTATCAGTGGAGGACCGTGGACAAGTGTAGGCTAG
- a CDS encoding glycoside hydrolase family 18 protein: protein MPGRRRTRALAGTLTATLLALTAGLAGAGQAVAADVNNARNAGFESGTAGWSCSAGSGTTVPSPVHGGSAALKATPAGQDNARCTQTVAVKPGSTYTLSAWVRGGYAYLGATGTGTTDVSTWTPDSSAWKQLSTTFTTGSSTTSVTIHTHGWYGQAAYYADDVSVYGPDGGGGGGDPEPTIPATPAGLTVSGTSSSSVSLAWNTVSGATGYQVYRDGTKVTAVTGTSATVTGLAASTSYSFQVTATNAAGESARSAAVTGRTAPGGGGGGGTVPRHAVTGYWQNFDNGATVQKLSDVQSAYDIIAVSFADATTTPGAVTFTLDSAGLGGYTVDQFKADVKAKQAAGKKVVISVGGERGAVSVNDSASATNFANSVYSLMQTYGFDGVDIDLENGLNATYMTQALRALSAKAGPSMVLTMAPQTIDMQSTSNAYFQTALNVKDILTVVNMQYYNSGSMLGCDGKVYSQGTVDFLTALACIQLENGLSPSQVGLGLPASPRGAGSGYVSPSVVNAALDCLTRGTSCGSFKPARTYPDLRGAMTWSTNWDAAAGNTWSNAVGAHVHGLP, encoded by the coding sequence ATGCCCGGACGCAGACGGACCCGCGCCCTCGCCGGCACCCTCACCGCGACGCTCCTCGCCCTCACCGCCGGACTGGCGGGCGCGGGCCAGGCCGTGGCGGCGGACGTCAACAACGCCAGAAACGCCGGCTTCGAGTCGGGCACCGCCGGCTGGTCCTGTTCCGCCGGCAGCGGTACGACGGTCCCCTCCCCGGTGCACGGCGGCTCGGCCGCGCTGAAGGCGACCCCGGCCGGGCAGGACAACGCCCGGTGCACCCAGACGGTGGCGGTGAAGCCCGGCTCGACGTACACGTTGAGCGCCTGGGTGCGGGGCGGGTACGCGTACCTGGGTGCCACCGGCACGGGGACCACCGACGTCTCGACCTGGACCCCGGACTCGTCGGCGTGGAAACAGCTGTCGACCACGTTCACCACGGGCTCCTCGACGACCTCGGTGACGATCCACACCCACGGCTGGTACGGACAGGCCGCCTACTACGCGGACGACGTGTCGGTGTACGGCCCGGACGGCGGCGGTGGCGGCGGCGACCCGGAGCCGACGATCCCGGCGACACCGGCGGGCCTGACCGTGTCCGGGACGTCCTCCTCGTCCGTCTCCCTGGCGTGGAACACGGTCTCCGGCGCCACGGGCTACCAGGTCTACCGCGACGGCACGAAGGTGACGGCGGTGACGGGAACGTCCGCGACGGTGACCGGCCTCGCGGCCTCGACGTCGTACTCCTTCCAGGTCACGGCGACCAACGCGGCCGGTGAGTCGGCGCGGTCGGCGGCGGTGACGGGGCGGACGGCCCCCGGTGGCGGCGGGGGCGGCGGGACGGTGCCCAGGCACGCCGTGACGGGTTACTGGCAGAACTTCGACAACGGCGCGACGGTCCAGAAACTCTCCGACGTCCAGTCCGCGTACGACATCATCGCGGTGTCCTTCGCGGACGCGACGACGACACCGGGGGCGGTGACCTTCACCCTGGACTCGGCCGGCCTGGGCGGCTACACGGTCGACCAGTTCAAAGCGGACGTGAAGGCGAAGCAGGCGGCGGGCAAGAAGGTCGTCATCTCGGTCGGCGGCGAGCGGGGCGCGGTGTCCGTGAACGACTCGGCGTCGGCGACGAACTTCGCGAACTCGGTGTACTCCCTGATGCAGACGTACGGCTTCGACGGCGTCGACATCGACCTGGAGAACGGGCTGAACGCGACGTACATGACGCAGGCGCTGCGCGCGCTGTCGGCGAAGGCGGGCCCGTCCATGGTCCTGACCATGGCCCCGCAGACGATCGACATGCAGTCCACGTCCAACGCGTACTTCCAGACCGCGCTGAACGTGAAGGACATCCTCACGGTCGTGAACATGCAGTACTACAACAGCGGTTCCATGCTGGGCTGCGACGGCAAGGTGTACAGCCAGGGCACGGTGGACTTCCTGACGGCCCTCGCCTGCATCCAGCTGGAGAACGGCCTGTCCCCGTCCCAGGTGGGCCTGGGCCTCCCGGCCTCACCGCGCGGCGCGGGCAGCGGTTACGTGTCCCCGTCCGTGGTGAACGCGGCCCTGGACTGCCTGACCCGGGGCACGTCCTGCGGCTCCTTCAAGCCGGCCCGCACGTATCCCGACCTGCGGGGCGCGATGACATGGTCGACGAACTGGGACGCGGCGGCGGGCAACACGTGGTCGAACGCGGTGGGGGCGCATGTGCACGGGTTGCCGTAA
- the cpaB gene encoding Flp pilus assembly protein CpaB yields MNSRQRRGVILLLLSVLCALGAFAGVLSVINDVQSKVGPEVTAYRLKTSVPPYTSLSADQFETTEMPERWLPDTAVTDLADIRGKIAVTTLKAGSLLQSDMIVDRPALQPGQQEVAIMIDAATGVAGKITAGARVNVYATFEGQREGDPAQSKLIVTHARVIDVGELTALRPDEDDRTRQETEAVPITFALTTVDAQRITYAESFAEEVRLALVAPGADSTVPERDRTYELAKDK; encoded by the coding sequence ATGAACTCCCGTCAGCGCCGCGGCGTGATACTCCTGCTTCTGTCGGTCCTGTGCGCGCTCGGCGCGTTCGCCGGCGTGCTGTCCGTCATCAACGACGTGCAGTCCAAGGTCGGCCCGGAGGTCACCGCGTATCGGCTGAAGACCAGCGTGCCGCCCTACACGAGCCTCAGCGCGGACCAGTTCGAGACAACCGAGATGCCCGAGCGCTGGCTGCCGGACACCGCGGTCACCGACCTCGCCGACATCCGCGGCAAGATCGCCGTCACCACGCTGAAGGCGGGCTCCCTGCTCCAGAGCGACATGATCGTCGACCGGCCCGCCCTTCAGCCCGGGCAGCAGGAGGTCGCCATCATGATCGACGCGGCGACCGGGGTGGCGGGGAAGATCACGGCGGGCGCGAGGGTCAACGTGTACGCCACCTTCGAGGGGCAGCGGGAGGGCGACCCCGCCCAGTCCAAGCTGATCGTGACGCACGCCCGGGTCATCGACGTCGGCGAGCTGACCGCGCTGCGGCCGGACGAGGACGACCGCACCCGGCAGGAAACCGAGGCCGTCCCGATCACCTTCGCGCTCACCACCGTCGACGCCCAGCGCATCACGTACGCGGAGTCGTTCGCCGAGGAGGTGCGGCTCGCGCTCGTGGCGCCCGGCGCCGACTCCACCGTCCCGGAGCGGGACCGCACCTACGAACTCGCCAAGGACAAGTGA
- a CDS encoding AAA family ATPase yields the protein MPTRILPAVGDADAVRSLTTLLSQLPDAEPVAPVVDSTQLIDTLARLAAESIDELPEVVVVHERIGPVPALELIREVALRFPSVGVILVTSDVSPGLFQAAMDYGARGLIALPLGYEELASRVQAVAQWSAGVRRHLGAGGDVFTGVGGTVVTVSGAKGGVGATLTAIQLALAAQASGRATALVDLDLQTGDVASYLDVQFRRSVVDLAAITDISPRVLADAVFRHDTGVALLLAPAEGERGEEVTDRAARQIVSALRSRYEVVVVDCGAQLGGAGAAAVEMADTALLVTTPDVVAVRGAKRTVRMWDRLQIRKAEETTVVVNRHTRGTEIQPPLIQKITGTAVAGTAIPANFKELQGAVDAGRVHELDSRGTVKQALWGLAAELGLVKAPEGAARRGSRSRGDRGAVGFRRRRELGG from the coding sequence ATGCCCACGAGGATCCTCCCGGCTGTCGGCGACGCGGACGCGGTCCGGTCCCTCACCACCCTCCTCAGCCAGCTCCCGGACGCCGAACCGGTCGCGCCGGTGGTGGACTCCACCCAGCTCATCGACACCCTGGCCCGGCTGGCCGCCGAGTCGATCGACGAACTGCCCGAGGTCGTCGTCGTCCACGAACGCATCGGTCCGGTGCCCGCCCTGGAGCTGATCCGTGAAGTCGCCCTGCGCTTCCCGTCCGTAGGGGTCATCCTCGTCACCTCCGACGTCAGCCCCGGCCTCTTCCAGGCCGCCATGGACTACGGCGCCCGCGGCCTGATCGCCCTCCCCCTCGGCTACGAGGAACTGGCCAGCCGGGTCCAGGCGGTCGCCCAGTGGTCGGCGGGCGTACGGCGTCACCTGGGCGCCGGCGGCGACGTGTTCACCGGCGTCGGCGGGACCGTCGTCACGGTGAGCGGGGCCAAGGGCGGCGTCGGCGCGACCCTCACCGCCATCCAGCTCGCCCTCGCCGCCCAGGCGTCCGGCCGCGCCACGGCCCTGGTGGACCTGGACCTGCAGACCGGGGACGTCGCCTCCTACCTGGACGTCCAGTTCCGCCGCTCGGTCGTCGACCTGGCCGCCATCACCGACATCTCGCCCCGCGTCCTCGCCGACGCCGTCTTCCGGCACGACACGGGCGTCGCCCTGCTGCTCGCCCCCGCCGAGGGCGAGCGCGGCGAGGAGGTCACCGACCGCGCCGCCCGCCAGATCGTCAGCGCCCTGCGCTCCCGCTACGAGGTCGTCGTCGTGGACTGCGGCGCCCAGCTCGGCGGCGCGGGCGCGGCGGCCGTCGAGATGGCCGACACGGCCCTGCTGGTCACCACCCCGGACGTGGTCGCGGTCCGGGGCGCCAAGCGCACGGTCCGGATGTGGGACCGGCTACAGATCCGCAAGGCCGAGGAGACGACCGTCGTCGTCAACCGTCACACCCGCGGTACGGAGATCCAGCCGCCGCTGATCCAGAAGATCACCGGCACGGCCGTCGCCGGCACCGCGATCCCCGCCAACTTCAAGGAACTCCAGGGCGCGGTCGACGCCGGCCGGGTCCACGAACTCGACAGCAGGGGCACCGTGAAGCAGGCCCTGTGGGGGCTCGCGGCGGAACTGGGCCTGGTCAAGGCGCCCGAGGGCGCCGCCCGGCGCGGGAGCCGCTCCCGGGGCGACCGGGGCGCGGTCGGCTTCCGACGGCGCAGAGAACTCGGGGGGTAG
- a CDS encoding pilus assembly protein, giving the protein MTPLIILTLVLMWQFVLLGYTFTLAGNAADEAVRAGTAVPEGERNAACTQAGLDKLPGAWTGEVDCATSGGYVTATVTLRVPVLFPGSIGFPFEVEGHAGAVEEVKD; this is encoded by the coding sequence ATGACCCCGCTGATCATCCTCACGCTGGTGCTGATGTGGCAGTTCGTGCTGCTGGGATACACCTTCACGCTGGCGGGGAATGCTGCGGACGAGGCGGTTCGGGCGGGAACGGCGGTGCCGGAGGGGGAGCGGAATGCGGCGTGCACGCAGGCGGGCCTCGACAAGCTGCCGGGCGCGTGGACCGGCGAGGTCGACTGCGCCACGAGCGGGGGCTACGTCACGGCCACGGTCACCCTGCGCGTCCCCGTGCTCTTCCCCGGCTCGATCGGCTTCCCCTTCGAGGTGGAGGGCCACGCCGGTGCCGTGGAGGAGGTGAAGGACTGA
- a CDS encoding TadE/TadG family type IV pilus assembly protein, translating to MPYDGKGRDRRRGGGDRGGGGRAGRDLGQVAIEYLGFIPILILVAMAGVQIGLIAYTAQQAGTAARAGARAASLEESAQQGCQNAVSGWLADDTTCTEAYGADEVTVTATIEIPQFVPGWDFGTARKTATMPLDH from the coding sequence ATGCCGTACGACGGGAAGGGGCGCGACCGCCGCCGTGGTGGCGGCGACCGTGGTGGCGGTGGCCGGGCGGGCCGCGATCTCGGCCAGGTCGCCATCGAGTACCTCGGGTTCATCCCGATCCTGATCCTGGTCGCGATGGCGGGCGTGCAGATCGGGCTCATCGCCTACACCGCCCAGCAGGCCGGCACGGCGGCCCGGGCCGGGGCACGCGCGGCCTCGCTGGAGGAGAGCGCCCAACAGGGGTGCCAGAACGCGGTCAGCGGCTGGCTGGCCGACGACACCACGTGCACGGAGGCGTACGGCGCCGACGAGGTCACGGTCACCGCCACCATCGAGATCCCGCAGTTCGTTCCCGGCTGGGACTTCGGCACCGCCCGGAAGACCGCCACCATGCCGCTCGACCACTGA
- a CDS encoding CpaF family protein: MSLRSRINSPEEKGSRGEDGHLVSSYRAKLLEEIDLAEMSALAAAERRARLERVLGHIISREGPVLSTVERSQLIRRVVDEALGLGILEPLLEDASITEIMVNGPDSIFVERGGRVEQLPLRFPSHDQLMQTIERIVSTVNRRVDESNPMVDARLPSGERVNVIIPPLSLTGAILTIRRFPRSFTLSELAGFGSLDEHMLYLLAGLVQARFNIIVSGATGTGKTTLLNALSGLIPDTDRIITIEDSAELQLQQRHVVRLESRPANVEGKGRITIRDLVRNSLRMRPDRIVVGEVRGGESLDMLQAMSTGHDGSLATVHANSAEDALMRLKTLASMSEVEIPFEALHDQINSAVDVIIQLTRFADGVRRVTEIAVLDSRGSEPYRLVTVARFDARPMAADGRIYGAYQHLPLPRRTADRLYMASQPTPQAFGVAQSAEQLAIREAR, from the coding sequence ATGAGCCTGCGCTCGCGCATCAACTCCCCGGAAGAGAAAGGCAGCCGGGGCGAGGACGGCCACCTGGTCTCCTCCTACCGGGCCAAGCTCCTGGAGGAGATAGACCTCGCGGAGATGAGCGCGCTGGCGGCGGCCGAGCGCAGGGCACGGCTGGAGCGGGTGCTCGGGCACATCATCAGCCGGGAGGGCCCCGTCCTGTCGACGGTGGAGCGCTCCCAGCTGATCCGCAGGGTCGTCGACGAGGCACTCGGCCTCGGCATCCTGGAGCCGCTGCTGGAGGACGCGTCGATCACCGAGATCATGGTGAACGGCCCGGACTCGATCTTCGTCGAACGCGGGGGCCGCGTCGAGCAGTTGCCGCTCCGCTTCCCCTCCCACGACCAGCTGATGCAGACCATCGAGCGGATCGTGTCGACGGTCAACCGGCGGGTGGACGAGTCGAACCCGATGGTGGACGCCCGGCTGCCCTCCGGCGAGCGGGTGAACGTGATCATCCCTCCGCTGTCCCTCACCGGCGCCATCCTCACCATCCGCCGGTTCCCGCGCTCCTTCACGCTCAGCGAGCTGGCCGGCTTCGGTTCGCTCGACGAGCACATGCTGTATCTGCTCGCCGGGCTGGTGCAGGCCCGGTTCAACATCATCGTCTCGGGCGCGACGGGCACCGGCAAGACGACGTTGCTGAACGCCCTGTCCGGGCTCATCCCCGACACCGACCGCATCATCACCATCGAGGACTCGGCCGAACTCCAGCTCCAGCAGCGGCACGTGGTCCGGCTGGAGTCGCGTCCGGCGAACGTGGAGGGCAAGGGCCGTATCACCATCCGCGATCTGGTCCGCAACTCGCTGCGGATGCGCCCCGACCGGATCGTGGTCGGTGAGGTGCGCGGCGGGGAGTCGCTCGACATGCTCCAGGCGATGTCGACCGGCCACGACGGCTCGCTGGCCACCGTGCACGCCAACAGCGCCGAGGACGCGCTGATGCGGCTGAAGACCCTGGCGTCGATGTCCGAGGTGGAGATCCCCTTCGAGGCGCTGCACGACCAGATCAACAGCGCCGTCGACGTCATCATCCAGCTGACCCGGTTCGCCGACGGCGTCCGCCGCGTCACCGAGATCGCGGTGCTGGACAGCCGCGGCAGCGAGCCGTACCGACTGGTCACCGTCGCCCGCTTCGACGCCCGGCCGATGGCGGCCGACGGCCGGATCTACGGCGCCTACCAACATCTCCCGCTCCCGCGCCGCACCGCCGACCGCCTCTACATGGCGAGCCAGCCCACCCCGCAGGCCTTCGGCGTGGCCCAGTCCGCAGAACAGCTAGCCATCCGAGAAGCCAGGTAG